The genomic DNA ACCTGTGCTTTTGTTCAAACCTTGAATCAGTTCGAGTTCTTCAGCGAGTGACGGAATTTTGAAGCTCCCGCTGCGAACAGGGAATCGCTTCGGATAGTAAGCTTTGCCAGTCTTCGCATTGAACCGCTCGGAAGCCTGAAGCTGTTGGATTTCATTGAATGTAAAATCGATCGCGTAGTAGCGACCATCTTCGCGATTTCGGTCTGGAAATTTCGCAGCGACATCAGAAATCGTATCGAGGTGAATATCGTGCATCACAACCGCAACATCATCCTGAGTGAGAACGACATCCTGTTCCAGATAGTCCGCCCCCATGGCATACGCCATCGCTTTCGCTTCGAGAGTATGTTCGGGAAGATATCCGGAAGCGCCACGATGGGCGATCACTTGAACCTGACGAACTCCTTGCACGGTCACTCTCCGATGGTCAATTTGAAGACGGTTTATTGAATACGGCTAATTGGAATCATGACCCCGAAGCGGATCGTTGATGAGCCCCTCTTGAACCGTGCTGAAGAAACAACAACTCGTGACTATCACTGCTGTGGTTGAATGACTCCACCAACCTCGGCTTGTGAGCGGAAGTTTCTGGCGCGATTAATCAAGTCCGACTCTTCATCAACGGGCATGCCTCGTTGTACCAGGTTGTATGTGAAATCGTGCCGATCGGTCACTTTCCGGGGCATGAAGTGGTTGGTGAAGAAATCAATCGGGAAACGTTGCCCAGGAGGAGCTGGCACCGGTTGCAGGAGCGTCATGGTTTCGTAACCGGGTGCGGAAAGTGAAATTTCACGCGTCCCGTAATATGTGAAATCCATTGAAACTGGGGTAAGCCCGATCCGTTCACCATCGACTTCGACAAGTGCTCCCGGCGGATTCGAGCGGATCGTCATTCGCCGACTCACGCATCCCACGGAATTCATACATAAAAATCCACACAATAAGCCCAAAATCCAGAGTCGGTTTGGACACGGAAATATCGAGGAGACAAACTGTCTGCAGGAATTCAACATGGATCAGCCAAGAATCCGGGCGGACTCCAGGAACAGGAAGGGACGAAATCTGAGCTGCGAAGTCTAAACCGGCCCTGCCGATTTCACCAATAGCGATTTTCGAACTTCGCAAAACCTTACTAGCAAACAGCTTACAACCAAGAAAAGAAATTCACGGGAGACCAATAAAGAAGTTGTGCAAGAAGAAGCAATCCAACGGCAATTCCATCCGCAGGTGAAAGTCGGTCGCTGCGACGGGTTCTTCGCAAATATTCCAGCGTTGCCCCGGTAGGACAGCCGAATCGGCAATAAGCCATCGGAACGAAGAGCGAGACAATCACCCCGCCCACAGCAATCGAAATCGCTGACCAACCGGCGATTCGAAACAGGTAGGCGTCGAAAGCTTCAATATCGACTAAGCTGAAAGTCAGCCCGAGCATGGAAACGAGAATCACCCATGACAGCAAGCCGACAGGAACAAGTGACAGGAATCGCTTGAGATTCTTCCCGGGATGGAATTGATAGCGAACGCGCTTGCGAACAAGTTGCTGCACTGCCCCATGGGCACATAAGTGCGAACAGTAAATGTTTCGCTTCGTCATGACTGGAAAGACGAATGCGATTCCGGCCAGCACCACGAGTCGAAAAGCACTTCGCCAGGGAACGCCATTTTGCGTCCAACCGACGAACATTGCCTGCGAGAGAAGATCGCCATTTAAAAAACCGACGTAGCCGATCAAAATCACCTGATACAAAATCCGCAGCCATGCAATACCGCGAAGATGTGTCATTGCGATGACGATGCCAGAGACAATCACCGCAAGTGTTCCGAAATCGGCTCGTGAAGGTTTCCAGGATTTCTGACTCTTGGGTTGAGTTTTGGTTTCCGGCAAAGGAACAAGATTCTTCTGAGCAGTTTGAATCACACCTCTAGCTGCTGCCATGCTTGTGAACGTTGCCCCGGAAACACCTTCGATTCCTTGCTCCGCCAGATCGTATTGAGAGACTTCTTCGAGCGTGAGCCCCTGGAACAGCTCGGGCCACGCCCAATCTTCATCGAGGTAGCTGACATGCGGTTCATTATCGAAGCTATTGCGAGTGTATGTTCGCTTGACCTTTCCTTCAGTGTCGATTGCGATGAGAAGTTCGGTTGGCCCCTGATATCCGACAACATTGTCTGCAGATGGCGAGGTACTCAGTACAGTCCCTAGCAACTTTTTCTGTTCATCGAAAACATCCCAACCGTTATCGAAACGACGGTTCTGCTGAATCGAACGCGCTTCATCAAACAAGACCTGTACATCGCTGAGCGTAACAGGATCGGGAAACTTCAACGAAGGAACCTCCCCGCCGAGCCTATTGATGATCGATTCTCCAATCGCGAGGCTCGTCAAAGTCGCTCCCGAAACAGCATCGACTTCTTGCTTCTGCGACAATTCTTCCCAGGAAACTCCGAGGAACTGGTCCCAGTATTTGGAACTGCTGACAACTTCTTTTAAGTGTTCCCGAGTGTCGCGACTCCAGAGGACTTCGAGCTGCTGAACTTCCAGATCTGGATTCAACAGTATCGCCACGTTTGTAGGTCCGGAAAAGCCAATGATGTGATCGGACTTCGGAGAGGTTGTAAGCAAATAGCCGAATTCGCTGTCGTCATTTCGAATCGGAAACAAGCCGGTTTCAGAATCTTTGGCCCCAACTTCAATTTCGGCAGGCAGTTCATCGAACGTTTCCAACAAGAGCTGCTTTGTGAACTCCTCTGTGGGAGCACTTCGCCGAGACCTTGCTTCAAGATGAATCGTCAAAACGATTCCCGCAAACAACAGCACGCGCAGCGAGTGGATTCCCCAAACTCGCCAAGGGCTCACTTTCTGAACTGTCAGCTTGAGATCCTTCAACAGCAACGCCCCATGTTGACTCTTTGCTTGAAGCAGTTCCAAAATCAACTTGGAGTTCCTGCCTTTCAGCGAGCAGTCTAAGCATTTGCGAAGCGATTTTCACAGGCACGATAAGCATTGAAAAGTGCAGTACACGTTCAGCCTCGTGATAGACAGGCTTTTCCCTCTTGAGAGGATTGATTTACCGTCACAGGAACCTCGATGAGTTCTATGTTTTATAAACCGACCACCACAGATGCCAGTCTCGTTCGTTGAAGCCGAGGTTCTTGTCGGTGATCTTTTCGAGAGCGGTCAACACAGCTTGATTTTTAATATCGACTTTGAGGGTGACCGTTTTCATGTTTTTCGGGACGTTATGAAACGGAATGACTTGTGCCCCATGAGGCAGTTGCCCCAGTCTCGCCAAAGCTTGTAATTGAATCGCAGTGGCTCCTGAAACTTGCCCGGGATTCATCATCCCTACCTGACCACCTGCTGTGCTTCCGAATGAGATCGGCTGAGAATCTGGAACCTGAATTTTATATTTGTGCGTTGTCACCAATGAACTAATCAACGCCGGAACAGCTTCTTCACTTCCCATTTCACCCAACGCGGCTGCCGCTCGTTGTACGACGTTGTTCGAATCATTTCTCAGTGCTGAAATAAGCTGAGGAATTGCTGTTGATTCCTGATCGGAATCGATGCTCGCCAGTGCCTGCCTCCAAACCGCCTCACTGTTGTCAAACAGATAGCGATCCAGCAACGCTTTCACCGGTCGTTGCCCAGGCATGTTTCCGAGAACGCGGATATAAAGAATGCGCACCGACAAATTTTCATGGGTTGCCATCAGTTTTGCCAAAGCGGGGATTGCATCCACATCCTGTAACGATTCGAAAGCTTTGCTCCCTTCGTTTCTTCGGTATGCATCGTTTCCAGTGATCCACCCCAACCAGACTCGAACTTTCGGATACCAGACGAGCTCAGCTTCTCGTTGTTGAGTGTTCTTTTCGATCAGCGCCAGTTCTTGCGTTGTAATCCATTTGTTTTTGTGTTTGACGTATCCACGCTGGGCCATCATCTCTTCACGAGGCATCCACTTTCCATGATGCTGAACATGGCCAAGTCCCCGCCGGGCTTCTTTATGATCGGGGTCCAATTCCAACACAAGTTCCAGTTGTTCCAGACGCTGCTCTTTCAATCGACGGATACGGCACCACTCAGCGAGAGCCCAATGCCCCTCAACAGTTTGATCGACAGCACGGGATTGCGAGACGTATTCTTCGAGAACCTGGTTTCGTCGTTGAACGTAGTCGATCTCGCTACGCTCAATCTCGACCAAAGCTCCCGAGAGCGTTCTCATGAGAACAGGAGCATCTTCCGCTTTTGCGATTCCTTCAAGCTGACCGCGCAACTCGCCCCCATTTTTTAAGCGAATTACGTCCGCAACAACCCCATCCCCGCTCATCATGAAACATGAGAACAGAAAGAATGCCGGCAGTGAAGTACTCAATCGCATAGGTTCCCTTCAAGTCAGTCCTCGATTCTACGAGAGCAGCGAATGTGATCTCAAACATAAAATGCAAAAATCTCGCTATCTTTCCGTATCGTCAATTGCTTCAAACCGTTTCGGCGGGAACGCGGAACATCAAGGAGTTCCCGTACCGGATCTGGAATTCGGTTTCGTTACGAAACCTGCGTGAAGACTCCGGCCTGTAACGTTTATTCCGGTCGCTCTGATTCTAGAGCAGCCTGCTCTACCGTGTGCCCATGCAGAATGCATTTCTCTAGTAAAAATGCTGTTCGCCACGAGGCAGATCCTGAACGCCAATTCGAAGGATGCTCTAATTCGACGTATCAACCGCAGCAGCATGGACTTCAGGTGATTCTCTGTCGTTGAGTCGGCAAAAATTGCCCATCGAACTCAAAGGAGAGGCGTATAATCTAACAGAAACGTTCACTGGCAAATCTTGGACTTGGCATCAAACGAAGTTGATGCTAACGAGTCGGTTGCAACTTTGACGAACGGCAACGAACGGAGCACCGCCACAGGAGATTTCACAGCGTTTTTGCAAAAGGAGATGGCAAATGTCACGTGTTTTGACTGGAAAAGACCAGCTACACAAGCTCTTCTCAGCGATGACCGAACAGACATTTCAGATCGACTTCGGTGTCGCAGACCCTCCATTGATTGACTATCTCTCGGACCTTCTAGTCCGCTTCACTCGCTTGGACGTTATCTTCAAGGTTCGGAACATCGTCGGACAGCGACTCGAAGAAGTCGCAGAAATGATGATGGAGGCTGAACACTGTCACAATACCCCCAAAGCTGAGATCCATCGACACATCGGCGACTTCACGCTTTTCTGGACCGGAGTTTACCCGGAAGCACTCAAGCGACTCAAAGGCTTCGACCGCAAAGACGCCATGATCGACTACCAACAGCAGGGAAAGCGGTCCTATTTCCTCGCCAGCCAACTCACCGGCAAAACGACCGATCACGCATCGCTGCTTCTGCGTCTCAGCGACGAATTCGAACTCTGCTCTGCCGGACTCCGAAAAGTGCGCGCCGAATGGGAACAGACCTCTACAAAGTGACTTCCCCTGAATCAACAGGACGGGACACGATCGCCCCGTCTGACCAACAGTTCTTCCTGAACTCCTTCTGAAGCAGTTTGTGATTCACTCAACTGACAGTCGCTTGAGCGAATCAATACTCGCGGCGTTGGCGAGAGGAGGGAATGCTCATCGCTTTGCGGTACTTGGTCACCGTACGGCGGGCGAGTTGGTAGCCATGCTTGGCGAGTTCAGTGACGAGTGCATCATCGCTGAGAGGGCTCGACTTGTCTTCGTCGTCCACGATTTCTTTGAGCTTCAAACGGATGTTTTCCCAGGCGACATCTTCGCCATCCGACGTCTTCGTACCGCCGCCGAAGAACCGCTTGAGAGGAAAGATGCCGCGAGGTGTCGCAACGTATTTGTCGTCAACAGCTCGCGAGACCGTCGTCACGTGAACTCCGACAACGTCAGCAACATCCTGCATCTTCAGTGGTTTAATATGTTCCGGGCCGTACTCCAGGAATTCGATTTGCTGGTCGACAATCGTTTGGGCAACTTTACGGAGTGTGTTGTACCGTTGCTCGATCGCGTCGATGAGCCATTTAGCGGACTCCACTTTTCGTTTTATGAATTCCTTTGTCGCTTCATCGGGATTAGCTTCCAGCATGCGAATGTACCGCCGATTGATTCGCAACTCGGGGATGTACTCATCGATGAGTTCGATGACGTATTTTCCATCATCATCTTTGACCACCCGCAAATCAGGGGTCACCGTTTGAACGTCAGGATTGTCAAACCCCTGTCCGGGAAATGGATTGAGCGTCCGCATCTGTTCCATGGCAGATTTGATCGCATCCATGGAATAACCGGTTTTACGCTCGATCAATGGGAGTCGATTTTGAAGCATGTCATCGAAGTGGTCAGCGATGACAGTAATCATGATATCCCGCAACGGTGTTGTCGGAGTAATCTGCAGTAGCAGGCACTCCTTCAAGTCTCGAGCCCCAACTCCTGATGGGTCCAAATTCTGGATAATACTGAGAGCCTGCTCAGCATCTTCGAGCGAAATTTGTGTCCCATAAACCTGCACAAGCTCTGGCAGCGAACTCTGAAGCCGACCGTTCGCATCCAGATTATGAATCAGATAATCACCAAAGTCCTTGAGGTGATCCGGCGTGTCGCAATGGAATTGTTCGAGAAGATGCTCTTGAAGAGTTTGCGGTCGGCTAATGGCATTCGCCATGACATCGTGTTGACGATCCATGTCGTCCTGAACACGGTTGCTCGACGGCTTCGACCCGGATGTATAGTTATCGTCTGGCCATTCCTGAGAGATCTCGACAAGACGCTCAAAGTCCGAAGCGTTGTTGCTGTCGTCATCGCCCAGTTCGCGTTTTTCAATCTCCTGTTTCGGTTCATCGAATTCTTCTGAACTGGATGAATCGGCACCCTCATCTTTTTTTGTCAGTTGATCGAGAACAACATTCTCGGAGAGTTCCTGATCAATCCGTTCCTGAAGCGCAGCTAATGGAAGTTGCAAAATTTCCATCGACTGAATCATGCGCGGAGCCAGCTTCATTTGCTGGCTCATTTTCATCTGTTGTGAAACGTTTAGATGCATGATGTTTATTATCTGGGACCGAAATCAGTCCGAAAACCTCAGTGATAAAGACTCTTCTCGATGTTTGAGGGAAACCCTCACTGAATCGTCTTGGGGAGAGGAACTCAAAACTGTTGCCGACCGCGTAATGCGTCCGCCAGCATTTCTTTGTTTGCAAACTCTAGCACACTCCCGGTCGCGATCCCTCGAGCAAGTCTTGTGATTCCTACGGGGTACTCTTCCAACAGGTTCGTAATAAATAAAGCCGTTCCATCTCCTTCAAGCGTTGGGTTCGTCGCCATGATCAACTCTTTGACTCCATCTTTTTTGACACGCTGAACCAGTTTCCCAATCGTCAAGTTCTCGGGGCCAATGCCTTCGAGCGGCGCAATGCGTCCGCCCAACACATGATAGGTTCCGTGAAAAGCCGCAGCCGCTTCTAAAGCACTCACATCTTTTGGCTGTTCAACGACACAAACGACAGTACGGTCCCGGCGAGTGTCGCTGCAAATTGGACACAACTCTTGATCGGTCAGGTTAAAGCAGAGATCACAACGTCGAATCGTTTCCTTTACAGCACGAATGGCATCTGCCAATGCATACGCATCAGCCTCTTTACAGCTGAGAATATGGTTCGCCAGCCGCTCTGCCGACTTTCGACCAATACCTGGTAACGATGCAAACTGGTCGACCAGTCGACCAACTGCTGCCCCAAACGGGTGCTGCTCTGCATCAATTTGACGTGACGCCATTCGTTTTCTCTATCCTGTTCAACGATTCAAAACTCTGCACTGACAACAACTATCAGCTCAGCACAATTCACACACAGAAGATTCCGGTCAAACCCAGATGCTTCGGCGCTTATGAACTCACATTGGTGAGTCACTTGCTCCGAATTTTGAAATGGCATCTTCGAGCCCCGGAATTCCCAGGCCACCTGCGAGTTCGGTCATTTCGCTCGCTGCCGCCTTTTTTGCTAAATCGAGTGCCTGATTTGTTGCGGCAAGAATCAGATCTTCAAGCATCTCTTTATCGTTGGAAACAAGCAGCGTTTCTTCGATGGTGATGGAAAGAATTCGATGATCGCCTGATGCATCAACCTTCACCATGCCACCGCCGGAACTCCCTTCGACACGAACCGCAGCAATGCGGTCTTTGACCTCGGCAGCTTTTGCCTTCAATTCTCCTGCGTTTGCCATAAGACTGGCGAGGTTTGAAAGCCCTTTAAACATAATGGATCACCCTTCGGGGTCTTCGTCTTCTGTTGATTTGATGTTTGAGTAAACTGGTCGAACCTCAACAACTTGGCCACCAAAGATGGCGACCGCTTCCTGTACAAAATCGTCTTTATCAACGCTCGATGGACTTCTACGCTCGACAACAGGTGCAACTGGAACAGAAGGCTTCGGAACTTTTACCTGAGTGGTTTCATCAACTTCGAATCGACACTCAATCGTTTTGCCAGCCAACTGTGTCGCAAGTTCCTCAAGTTGC from Thalassoglobus polymorphus includes the following:
- a CDS encoding PEGA domain-containing protein, whose product is MTIRSNPPGALVEVDGERIGLTPVSMDFTYYGTREISLSAPGYETMTLLQPVPAPPGQRFPIDFFTNHFMPRKVTDRHDFTYNLVQRGMPVDEESDLINRARNFRSQAEVGGVIQPQQ
- a CDS encoding FMN-binding protein, with the translated sequence MILELLQAKSQHGALLLKDLKLTVQKVSPWRVWGIHSLRVLLFAGIVLTIHLEARSRRSAPTEEFTKQLLLETFDELPAEIEVGAKDSETGLFPIRNDDSEFGYLLTTSPKSDHIIGFSGPTNVAILLNPDLEVQQLEVLWSRDTREHLKEVVSSSKYWDQFLGVSWEELSQKQEVDAVSGATLTSLAIGESIINRLGGEVPSLKFPDPVTLSDVQVLFDEARSIQQNRRFDNGWDVFDEQKKLLGTVLSTSPSADNVVGYQGPTELLIAIDTEGKVKRTYTRNSFDNEPHVSYLDEDWAWPELFQGLTLEEVSQYDLAEQGIEGVSGATFTSMAAARGVIQTAQKNLVPLPETKTQPKSQKSWKPSRADFGTLAVIVSGIVIAMTHLRGIAWLRILYQVILIGYVGFLNGDLLSQAMFVGWTQNGVPWRSAFRLVVLAGIAFVFPVMTKRNIYCSHLCAHGAVQQLVRKRVRYQFHPGKNLKRFLSLVPVGLLSWVILVSMLGLTFSLVDIEAFDAYLFRIAGWSAISIAVGGVIVSLFVPMAYCRFGCPTGATLEYLRRTRRSDRLSPADGIAVGLLLLAQLLYWSPVNFFSWL
- a CDS encoding HEAT repeat domain-containing protein, coding for MRLSTSLPAFFLFSCFMMSGDGVVADVIRLKNGGELRGQLEGIAKAEDAPVLMRTLSGALVEIERSEIDYVQRRNQVLEEYVSQSRAVDQTVEGHWALAEWCRIRRLKEQRLEQLELVLELDPDHKEARRGLGHVQHHGKWMPREEMMAQRGYVKHKNKWITTQELALIEKNTQQREAELVWYPKVRVWLGWITGNDAYRRNEGSKAFESLQDVDAIPALAKLMATHENLSVRILYIRVLGNMPGQRPVKALLDRYLFDNSEAVWRQALASIDSDQESTAIPQLISALRNDSNNVVQRAAAALGEMGSEEAVPALISSLVTTHKYKIQVPDSQPISFGSTAGGQVGMMNPGQVSGATAIQLQALARLGQLPHGAQVIPFHNVPKNMKTVTLKVDIKNQAVLTALEKITDKNLGFNERDWHLWWSVYKT
- the rpoN gene encoding RNA polymerase factor sigma-54; translation: MHLNVSQQMKMSQQMKLAPRMIQSMEILQLPLAALQERIDQELSENVVLDQLTKKDEGADSSSSEEFDEPKQEIEKRELGDDDSNNASDFERLVEISQEWPDDNYTSGSKPSSNRVQDDMDRQHDVMANAISRPQTLQEHLLEQFHCDTPDHLKDFGDYLIHNLDANGRLQSSLPELVQVYGTQISLEDAEQALSIIQNLDPSGVGARDLKECLLLQITPTTPLRDIMITVIADHFDDMLQNRLPLIERKTGYSMDAIKSAMEQMRTLNPFPGQGFDNPDVQTVTPDLRVVKDDDGKYVIELIDEYIPELRINRRYIRMLEANPDEATKEFIKRKVESAKWLIDAIEQRYNTLRKVAQTIVDQQIEFLEYGPEHIKPLKMQDVADVVGVHVTTVSRAVDDKYVATPRGIFPLKRFFGGGTKTSDGEDVAWENIRLKLKEIVDDEDKSSPLSDDALVTELAKHGYQLARRTVTKYRKAMSIPSSRQRREY
- the recR gene encoding recombination mediator RecR, translating into MASRQIDAEQHPFGAAVGRLVDQFASLPGIGRKSAERLANHILSCKEADAYALADAIRAVKETIRRCDLCFNLTDQELCPICSDTRRDRTVVCVVEQPKDVSALEAAAAFHGTYHVLGGRIAPLEGIGPENLTIGKLVQRVKKDGVKELIMATNPTLEGDGTALFITNLLEEYPVGITRLARGIATGSVLEFANKEMLADALRGRQQF
- a CDS encoding YbaB/EbfC family nucleoid-associated protein, encoding MFKGLSNLASLMANAGELKAKAAEVKDRIAAVRVEGSSGGGMVKVDASGDHRILSITIEETLLVSNDKEMLEDLILAATNQALDLAKKAAASEMTELAGGLGIPGLEDAISKFGASDSPM